The DNA region ATGCTGCTCATCGTTGGTCGCCTCAGGTTCTGAGGGAATGCAACCACAACCACTTCAACTAATAAAAGGACAAATAAAAAATGCGTAGCTTTATTCTGAAGCTCCTGATCGGTTCCACTTTCGTATGTAACATGGCTTTCGCTCAAACAGCGTGGACTCCGAAGGAGGACGGAAAGACAATTAAGGTTATTGCTCACCGTGGTGAACATCTGCATCACCCTGAAAACACGTTACCTGCCTTTCAGGCTGCCATTGATGCAGGTGCCGACTACTTTGAACTCGATGTTCGCACTACCTCGGACGGTAAATTCGTCCTCATGCACGACAGTACGCTCGACCGCACCACCAATGGTACCGGCGAGGTCTACAAGCATACCTTCGCTGAAATTCGTGCGCTCGACGCGGGAATCAAATTTTCCCCAACGTTCGCTGGAACCAAGGTTCCCACGCTCGATGAAGCTCTCGATCTCGCCCATGGCAAGATCAACGTTTATGTAGACACGAAGTATGCCGATCCGCAGCAACTAATCGACACCATTGTCCGCCACGATATGCAAGACCACGTTGTGATCTATGGCAATCCCTTCTTTCTCTATGAAGTGCACAAGATTCGTCCAACTCTGAAGGTCATGCCAGAGGCTCTCAGCCCGGACATCTGCAAGCTCTTCGTTCGGGCCATGCAACTACAGGTCATCGCCTTCGACGCCAGCGATTTCAAAGATCCTGTCATCGCCTGTGCCAAAGACGCAAATGCGAAGATCTTCGTGGACCGCCTTGGTGACGCCGACAACCCGGAGGCATGGCAGAAAGCTATTGACGAAGGTGCAGCCGGTATCCAAACTAACCTTCCTGCCGAACTGGCCGTATATCTGCGCGCGCACAACATGGCCACTCACTAAGAACTGAATGAGCCGAATGCCGAATACTTGGGCCAACTGCTGGTCTGGTCATCCGGCGATTAGTACCGAAAAGTTGTTTTTCTGGTACTAATCGCCATCGGCTTGTCAGATGATTTGGCGATTTATAGTCTTCTCTGCAGCCACAGCGTTCTGGATTTGCCAATCTAAAAGTTGCGGCTAATGCTCATGTTTGCAATCTCCCCTTTCTAAAAATTTTGAGGAGCCATGCGGAATTTTGTTGACAACTCCATTGCTGTTGATTTCGTATCAATCATCCAAATTTGGACATAGTATTCGAATTTGAGGGAGATGGTTTCTTCGCATGCTCTCAAAGACTTCAAATGTGTCGAGTGCACCCTATCGTGTTCATCGCGAAAGGCAGCGACGCCGCATCATGACTGCGGCGCAGAAGCTCTTCGACGTGGACGGCATTGACCGCGTCACGATGGCGAACATCATCTCTGCGACAGGCATTCGGGCCTCGACGCTCTATGAGTATTTTTCGAGCAAGGATGAGATTGTCTGGGCTCTGGTCGAAGAGTTGATGGTGCAGTCGTCCGCGAGTATTCGCACTTCGATCGACGACGCGACGGGATCAGCCTTGGTGAAGATCACGGCTCTGTTGCAGGCTCTGGGAGACGAGTTGGTGCAACATTCTGCGCGGGTGCGTTTTATGGCGCAGTTCGATGCGAGGTATGCGTTCGACTGGTCGGTTGAGCGTCTTGTGGCGCTTGAAGAACAGATATTTCCCGGTCGCTTTGAGGAGCTTTCCGCTCTGATTCGGGATGGCATTGCGGATGGGTCACTGCGCTCTGACCTCGATCCGGAGCTTACCTTGCACGCTATCGTGAACGCCGTTATTGGAGCTCAACGACGGTTGGCATCCCTGGGAAGCCGGGTGGAAAAGGAGTACGGCCAGCCCATCGAGCTCCTCTTCCGAGAAACAGTGCGCATCCTGCTGCTTGGCTTGCGTGCGACCTAGTTTGTAACTGCAACGAATGACGCCTTACTTATTGATCGCAAAAAGGGAGACTTACGATGCAAAGAGCACACCGTTTGATAGTCCCGACCGTTCTTGCTGCGTTATTTTTGTCGGCTGCTTCTATGAGGGCAGAGCAGTCACGGTCGCCGCGCCAACAACTCAACGCAGATGCGAATTGGAAGTTTCTGTTGGGCGATCCTGCCAATGCCGAAGCGCCCTCTTTTCAGGATGGCAGTTGGCGAACCGTGGATCTGCCGCACGATTGGAGTATCGAGCAGGCTCCAAACGAGAAGAATGCAACCGGTTCGGGCGGCGGATACTTTCCTGCCGGTATCGGCTGGTATCGAAAGACCTTTTCTGCTCTCGGCAGTTGGAAGGGGAAGGAGGTGAGTGTTGAGTTCGATGGTGTCGCGTCGAATGCGACCGTTTATCTCAACGGGAAGAAACTCGGCATTCATCCTTATGAATACACCAGCTTCCGATTCGATCTAACGCATGACCTCGATTTCTCCAAGGCAAACATTCTTGCCGTGCGTGTCGATGACTCACAACAGCCAAGCAGCCGCTGGTACAGCGGATCGGGCATCTACCGGCATGTCAGGGTTGTTGTGACAGAGCCGCTCCATGTCGTTCCATGGGGAGTCTTTGTAAGCACATCCGAGGCTACAGATACGAGTGCGAGTGTTGTGGTGCGCACCCGGCTGCAAAACGACTCTGCCAGTGCGGACAACGCGACCTTGAGGACAACGTTGCTTTCAGCCTCTGGGCAGCCGGTTGCGAAGGAGCAGTCGCAGGTGCAGGTAGGAGCCGGATCGCACGAAGAAGCGAGTCAGACGATTGCAGTGGCAAGTCCTGCTCTCTGGTCTCCCGCAACTCCGACGCTCTATCGTGCCGTTACGGAGGTGATACGAGGCGGCAAAGTCGTGGATCGGGTCGAGACCAGCTTTGGCATTCGTACTCTCTCGTGGTCGGTTGATAAAGGGCTGCTGTTGAACGGAAGATCTATCAAGCTTGTAGGCGGAAGTGTGCACCACGACGATGGGCCGCTTGGCGCTGCGGCGTTTGATCGGGCGGAAGAACGCAAGGTCGAACTGCTGAAGGCCGCGGGGTTCAATGCTGTGCGCACAGCGCACAATCCTCCGTCGCCTGCTTTTCTGGATGCCTGTGACAGGTTGGGACTGTTGGTGCTGGACGAGCCATTCGATGTCTGGACCAAGAGCAAGGTGAAGTACGACTATGCGCGTTTTTTCAACGATTGGTGGCAACAGGATATCGACTCGATGGTGCTGCGTGATCGGAACCATCCATCGATCATCGTGTGGGGCATTGGCAACGAGATTCCCGAAGCATGGACTCCGAAGGGCGGTCCGCTTGCAAAACAGCTTGCCGACCGTGTACGCGCACTCGACACCACCAGGCCTTTGACTGAGGCGTTTCCGGGGGCGACCTACACGCCCAGCACGGATGCAGTGATGTCACATCTCGATATAGCCGGCTACAACTACAACCTGAAGCAGAACCAGGCTAAGGACCATGAGCGGGTTCCGAGCCGGATTATGATGACGACCGAATCGCTACCTTCGGCTGCATTTGATAACTGGAAGCTGGCTCACGAACACTCCTATATCCTTGGTGAGTTTGTCTGGACCGCGATGGACTATCTGGGAGAGTCGGGAATTGGAAGCTGGTCTTACGCGACGCCGGAACAGGCTGGGCAAGTAGCTCAGGTTTCTTCGATGATGAATCAAATGATGGCCAACATGGGAGCCGATGGAAAAGATCCCTTCGAGGCAATGGCGAAGCAACAGAATGCAGCGCCAAACCCGATGATGAAGCTGATGTTTCCTGGTTTTCCGTGGCACGCGGCAGATTCCGGTGATATCGACCTGACAGGCTTTCGCAAGCCGCAGTCCTACTATCGCGACATCCTGTGGAACGGTGGAGACAAGGTCTTTGCGACGGTGCGGTTGCCGGAGCCGGAAGGGAAGAAGATCGTTGCGATTGGTTGGTCGGTCTATCCAACGCTGCCAAGCTGGACATGGCCAGGACGCGAAGGCAAGGAGATGCAGGTTGAGGTCTATGCCAATACCGAAAAGGTGCGGTTGTATCTCAACGACAAGCTTGTAGGCGAGATGCCAACAGGTACAGAGCAGCAGCGAAAAGCCCTATTCACTGTTGCCTACGCGCCGGGCACGCTGAAGGCTGTTGGAGTCAATGGAGATCGCGAGGTCACAACGGACGTTCTGCACACAACAGGAGATCCGGTAAAGATTCGTCTTACGCCTGATCGCAAAGTCCTGCAGGCAGATGGCGAGGACCTCTCCTTCATCACAGTGGAGGCGGTGGATGCTCACGGGCTAATGCAGCCGAATGCGGCAGCTGAAGTGAATTTCACGATCAGCGGCCCCGGTACGATCATCGCGGTAGGGAATGGAGACGGAACAAGCACGGAGTCTTACCAGGGAGACCAGCGTGCGCTCTTTCATGGACGCGCGCTTGTTGTTGTGCGTACGTCCAGAACGGCTGGATTCATTCGGCTGAAGGTTACTGCGCCGAGCATGGCTTCGGCTGAGATAAATCTTCATACAGAACCGGCAAAGCCAGGGATGGAGTTGCGATAACTTATAAAGCATCGGTCTCCGTAATAACGCATTGTTATGGAGGCCGATGCCAGGCACTAGAATGGCCCTGTGAACCGTCGCGAGCCATGGGAGATGACGATCCCTGTGTTGCCGGGAAATCTACCAAGGTAAAGCGAAGCTTCGTCTCCCCGCAAAGACGTCACTGGCGCTTCGCTTCCTGCGCCTTAAGCTGGAGCGAATCGTTGTGAGCTGATCCGCAGCATTTGCCTGACTTTCTGCTTTCGATAGGTTGTCGAATGCTTTGCAACTCACGCATGAGCGGTGGGTTGCTTGACAACTGTGCCTGCGGAAATTTAATGTTCGCTGGTATAAATTTCCCTGTAGAAATAAATTCAAATATGGTGCTCTTCTGGAGCTCATTATTATGACACTGAAGTTTGTATCCTCTCTCTGCGTTATTTCCTTCACTGTACTCACCATGAAGGGCCAGGCTCCGCCTTCAACTCCGCCTGCTCCTCCAGTCTCAAAGCCAGCCCCGAGTGTGGTTGCCGGCATTCCGGTGAACTATGACCAGTCAAAGGTAGGCACTTACACGCTTCCCGATGCGCTGAAGCTCGACGATGGGAAGGAAGTGCGTGATGCGAAGACCTGGTACAAGAAGCGGCGTCCCGAGATCGTTCGCCTCTTCGAGACGCAACAGTATGGTATTGCGCCTGGGCGTCCGGCGGACGAAAGCTTCGAAGTAGTGGACAAGGGAACGCCCGCGTTGAACGGTACGGCGATTCGTAAAGAGATCGATATCCATCTCTCCAAAGATCCATCATGGCCGGTGATTCATCTGCTCGAATACATTCCGGTAAATGCGAAGAAGCCGGTCCCGATGTTCTTCAGTATCAACTTTGGGGCGATACAGAATGCAGTGAATGATCCGGGGATTACTCCACAGAAGGTCTGGAGCCCGAAGACAAATACTCTGATTGTGCCGCCTGCGGGCCGAGGTTTCGGGCGTCTAGACGTGCAACCGATACTTGACGCGGGAATAGGTGTAGCTGCTTTTTATTACGGAGATATCGATCCCGATGATCTCGAAGGATTCTCCAACGGCATTCGCGCACGATATCTGAAGCCAGGCGAGACTAAGCGCGCCGCTGA from Edaphobacter dinghuensis includes:
- a CDS encoding glycerophosphodiester phosphodiesterase family protein gives rise to the protein MAFAQTAWTPKEDGKTIKVIAHRGEHLHHPENTLPAFQAAIDAGADYFELDVRTTSDGKFVLMHDSTLDRTTNGTGEVYKHTFAEIRALDAGIKFSPTFAGTKVPTLDEALDLAHGKINVYVDTKYADPQQLIDTIVRHDMQDHVVIYGNPFFLYEVHKIRPTLKVMPEALSPDICKLFVRAMQLQVIAFDASDFKDPVIACAKDANAKIFVDRLGDADNPEAWQKAIDEGAAGIQTNLPAELAVYLRAHNMATH
- a CDS encoding TetR/AcrR family transcriptional regulator, producing MLSKTSNVSSAPYRVHRERQRRRIMTAAQKLFDVDGIDRVTMANIISATGIRASTLYEYFSSKDEIVWALVEELMVQSSASIRTSIDDATGSALVKITALLQALGDELVQHSARVRFMAQFDARYAFDWSVERLVALEEQIFPGRFEELSALIRDGIADGSLRSDLDPELTLHAIVNAVIGAQRRLASLGSRVEKEYGQPIELLFRETVRILLLGLRAT
- a CDS encoding glycoside hydrolase family 2 TIM barrel-domain containing protein; translated protein: MRAEQSRSPRQQLNADANWKFLLGDPANAEAPSFQDGSWRTVDLPHDWSIEQAPNEKNATGSGGGYFPAGIGWYRKTFSALGSWKGKEVSVEFDGVASNATVYLNGKKLGIHPYEYTSFRFDLTHDLDFSKANILAVRVDDSQQPSSRWYSGSGIYRHVRVVVTEPLHVVPWGVFVSTSEATDTSASVVVRTRLQNDSASADNATLRTTLLSASGQPVAKEQSQVQVGAGSHEEASQTIAVASPALWSPATPTLYRAVTEVIRGGKVVDRVETSFGIRTLSWSVDKGLLLNGRSIKLVGGSVHHDDGPLGAAAFDRAEERKVELLKAAGFNAVRTAHNPPSPAFLDACDRLGLLVLDEPFDVWTKSKVKYDYARFFNDWWQQDIDSMVLRDRNHPSIIVWGIGNEIPEAWTPKGGPLAKQLADRVRALDTTRPLTEAFPGATYTPSTDAVMSHLDIAGYNYNLKQNQAKDHERVPSRIMMTTESLPSAAFDNWKLAHEHSYILGEFVWTAMDYLGESGIGSWSYATPEQAGQVAQVSSMMNQMMANMGADGKDPFEAMAKQQNAAPNPMMKLMFPGFPWHAADSGDIDLTGFRKPQSYYRDILWNGGDKVFATVRLPEPEGKKIVAIGWSVYPTLPSWTWPGREGKEMQVEVYANTEKVRLYLNDKLVGEMPTGTEQQRKALFTVAYAPGTLKAVGVNGDREVTTDVLHTTGDPVKIRLTPDRKVLQADGEDLSFITVEAVDAHGLMQPNAAAEVNFTISGPGTIIAVGNGDGTSTESYQGDQRALFHGRALVVVRTSRTAGFIRLKVTAPSMASAEINLHTEPAKPGMELR
- a CDS encoding glucuronyl esterase domain-containing protein; this translates as MTLKFVSSLCVISFTVLTMKGQAPPSTPPAPPVSKPAPSVVAGIPVNYDQSKVGTYTLPDALKLDDGKEVRDAKTWYKKRRPEIVRLFETQQYGIAPGRPADESFEVVDKGTPALNGTAIRKEIDIHLSKDPSWPVIHLLEYIPVNAKKPVPMFFSINFGAIQNAVNDPGITPQKVWSPKTNTLIVPPAGRGFGRLDVQPILDAGIGVAAFYYGDIDPDDLEGFSNGIRARYLKPGETKRAADDWGSIAAWAWGMSRVEDYFETDKSVDAKRVAIHGVSRLGKTVMWAGAHDQRFAAVIASCSGEGGAALSHRDYGETIAHLTAPTRYPYQFAENFAKYAGFPDTAPMDANMLIALIAPRPLLLQTGSTDDWSDPKGEFLAAVAAGPVYKLLGKQDLGTDVWPAAKTPIFSNGLNYYMHEGGHGMVPSDWDIYVQFLKAQLHPEQ